Proteins encoded in a region of the Flavobacterium sp. PMTSA4 genome:
- a CDS encoding RagB/SusD family nutrient uptake outer membrane protein, which produces MINKKILVIAIFSMLFTACSDDFLSKDFQSDFSNQQLSDLANSNPEAALIIASGIEGGNQFFLNDFSTAGHGNFHDEFGQMGYSLGLDLMSNDMVQTLSHWFVNYYNYTARNEASNRTDAVWQFYYKIIYNMNEGLRLVPSSVEDPSLRHIRGRLLTMRSFAYFQLIRIYSNNDGLAVPMTTEEGVLAARQPIDVVKARILEDLEEAYTLLDGYSRPNKTLVNKNVVAGLLARYNLEYGNYTQAATYAIAAREGYSPMSSSDLMDGFNKITNAEWMWGADIDTNTSTYYASFFSHIGNLNPGYAGLLQSYKSVDRRIFDNISSNDYRKAWFVDAGNGFGLPKYANVKFVDDTDFEGDYVFMRAAEMYLIEAEAKALAGDDAGARQALFNLISTRVNGYTLSTNSGQALLDEIRFHRKLELWGEGFAFFDMKRWNTGLNRTYTGSNHATFGFFDYPAGSVKFSFQIPLSEVNTNIDLGPQNPF; this is translated from the coding sequence ATGATAAACAAAAAAATTTTAGTAATTGCCATTTTTTCTATGCTTTTTACAGCATGTTCGGATGATTTTTTATCAAAAGATTTTCAGAGTGATTTTTCTAATCAACAATTATCTGATTTGGCAAATTCGAATCCAGAGGCAGCATTAATTATTGCATCTGGTATTGAAGGTGGAAATCAATTTTTCCTTAATGATTTTAGTACAGCTGGTCATGGTAACTTCCATGATGAGTTTGGGCAAATGGGTTATAGTTTAGGTTTAGATTTGATGAGTAATGACATGGTTCAAACATTATCTCATTGGTTCGTTAACTATTATAATTATACAGCTAGAAATGAGGCTTCTAATCGTACAGATGCTGTATGGCAATTTTATTATAAAATAATTTATAATATGAATGAAGGATTAAGGTTAGTGCCTTCTTCTGTTGAAGATCCTTCACTTAGACACATAAGAGGTCGTTTGTTAACTATGCGTTCTTTTGCTTATTTTCAATTGATTAGAATATATTCAAATAATGATGGATTAGCTGTTCCTATGACAACTGAAGAGGGAGTTTTAGCAGCTAGACAACCAATAGATGTTGTAAAAGCACGCATTTTAGAAGATTTGGAAGAAGCATATACTCTTTTAGATGGATATTCAAGACCAAATAAAACCTTAGTCAATAAAAATGTGGTTGCAGGATTGTTGGCTAGATATAATTTAGAATACGGAAATTATACGCAAGCAGCTACTTATGCTATTGCAGCAAGAGAAGGTTATTCTCCAATGAGTTCATCTGATTTAATGGATGGTTTTAATAAGATTACTAATGCAGAGTGGATGTGGGGTGCTGATATAGATACAAATACTTCAACTTATTACGCGTCATTTTTCTCACATATCGGTAATTTGAATCCAGGTTATGCAGGATTATTACAATCATATAAATCTGTAGACAGAAGAATTTTTGATAATATTTCTTCAAATGACTATAGAAAAGCATGGTTTGTTGATGCTGGTAATGGTTTTGGGTTGCCAAAGTATGCGAATGTTAAATTTGTAGATGATACCGATTTTGAAGGTGATTATGTGTTTATGCGTGCTGCAGAAATGTATTTAATTGAGGCTGAAGCTAAAGCTTTAGCAGGTGATGATGCTGGTGCAAGACAAGCTTTGTTTAATTTAATTTCAACTAGAGTTAATGGTTATACTCTTTCTACTAACTCTGGTCAAGCTTTATTAGATGAAATTCGTTTTCATAGAAAATTAGAGTTATGGGGAGAAGGATTTGCTTTCTTTGATATGAAAAGATGGAATACAGGTTTGAATAGAACGTATACAGGTTCGAATCATGCTACTTTTGGTTTCTTTGATTATCCTGCTGGATCTGTTAAGTTTAGTTTCCAAATTCCTTTGAGTGAAGTAAATACTAACATAGATTTAGGTCCTCAAAATCCATTTTAA
- a CDS encoding DUF1735 domain-containing protein has translation MKKINVFLLTIFSLVTLFSCEEYDSSVKTPDFLTFGKNAENIEFVTESPVSSITVYASNVSNSDRTVNIVELSGNDSANQPFTTALDGDYVLESTSVIIPAGEMSATVNISFDPNLSLAANRYVTFEAQSADEDSFFNVTTTRIKVNFKRMCFSNTIIHTLVLDRYGSETTWNIKNSSGVVVQSGGPYSDAPSNVLQPQTPMTFTLPDGTYTYTINDAYGDGLFTSATVSGTYNVSKDCGSVLVSGGGNFGVIKTHTFTLP, from the coding sequence ATGAAAAAAATTAATGTTTTTTTACTTACAATTTTTTCGCTTGTTACATTGTTTTCATGTGAAGAGTATGATTCATCTGTTAAAACCCCCGATTTTTTAACTTTCGGAAAAAATGCTGAAAATATTGAGTTTGTAACTGAAAGTCCAGTTTCTTCAATAACAGTTTATGCAAGTAATGTTTCAAATTCAGATAGAACTGTGAATATAGTTGAACTTTCGGGAAATGACTCGGCTAATCAGCCATTTACTACTGCTTTGGATGGAGATTATGTTTTGGAATCAACTTCGGTAATAATTCCTGCTGGCGAAATGTCAGCAACAGTTAACATATCATTTGATCCAAACTTATCTCTTGCTGCAAATAGATATGTTACTTTTGAAGCGCAATCTGCTGATGAAGATTCATTTTTTAATGTTACTACAACTAGAATAAAAGTGAATTTTAAGCGTATGTGTTTTTCTAATACAATAATACATACTTTGGTTTTAGATCGTTATGGATCCGAAACAACTTGGAACATTAAAAATTCTTCAGGTGTAGTTGTACAATCAGGAGGACCATATTCAGATGCGCCTTCTAATGTTCTTCAACCACAAACACCAATGACATTTACATTGCCTGATGGGACTTATACCTATACAATTAATGATGCTTATGGTGATGGATTGTTTACATCTGCAACTGTTTCTGGAACTTATAATGTTTCCAAAGATTGTGGATCTGTTTTAGTTTCAGGAGGTGGTAATTTTGGTGTTATAAAGACTCATACATTTACTTTGCCATAG
- a CDS encoding S8 family serine peptidase, whose protein sequence is MKNKYIIIVVFYTIFGFSQTKNEIEIILKESNVQELNNIAIKSNDDFLKKEKIIDDFLIKNINYKKQFYDNFRLYELVDVIDGKPVYITTDNFTEAQATKTNALHSGGTLGLNVEGQNMTLGVWDGGFVLKDHIEFLDDSSSPVSRVVIPQNTIPNPSTSDHATHVMGTVLAKGVDNNAKGMAPKANGLSYNWTNDLTTVTTEIANIGLLISNHSYGVPVLNDQGEAQSSWLMGCYDNEARSWDQLAFSAPYYLMVTSAGNSGADSYSGGLANGYDKLTQEKNAKNNLVVANSNPFVLANGTVNLFPINGSSSQGPSDDGRIKPDITGDGTNVYSTVNTTVNSYATMSGTSMASPNVAGSLLLLQQYYNQLNSSFMRASTLKGLVCHTARDGGTVGPDPKFGWGLLDTSKAAEVIRKNSNVTREAVINEFVLNQGEVYTFQVGVTSPDKLEATISWTDPAGTPRNGILNDPNPVLVNDLDLRITKDSSTYYPWKLQLSNVAAAAITGDNIVDNVEKVEVTNPNGIYTITVSHKGNLSSGQQAFSLIVTGTGFQDLSNINFSKSKISIYPNPTKNILNFSLENNIRLKSITINDITGKSIMNFNSNIEQKTLDVSSLSSGVYFVTFSDDNGSSITKKFIKQ, encoded by the coding sequence ATGAAAAATAAATACATAATTATTGTGGTTTTTTACACAATTTTTGGATTTTCTCAAACTAAAAATGAAATAGAAATTATTTTAAAAGAATCCAATGTTCAGGAATTAAATAATATTGCTATAAAATCAAATGATGATTTTTTAAAAAAAGAAAAAATCATTGATGATTTTCTTATTAAGAATATCAATTATAAAAAGCAGTTTTATGATAATTTTAGATTATATGAATTGGTTGATGTTATTGATGGTAAACCAGTTTATATAACAACAGATAACTTCACAGAAGCTCAAGCTACAAAGACAAATGCTCTTCATTCTGGTGGAACTTTAGGACTAAATGTAGAAGGACAGAATATGACGCTTGGAGTATGGGATGGAGGATTTGTTTTGAAAGATCATATAGAGTTTTTGGATGATAGCTCATCACCTGTTTCAAGAGTTGTAATACCTCAAAACACAATTCCTAATCCTTCAACTAGTGACCATGCAACTCACGTAATGGGTACGGTTTTAGCAAAAGGAGTTGATAATAATGCAAAAGGCATGGCACCAAAAGCAAATGGATTGTCTTATAATTGGACTAATGATTTAACAACAGTTACTACAGAAATTGCAAATATTGGATTGTTGATATCTAATCATTCTTATGGAGTTCCTGTTCTTAATGATCAAGGTGAAGCTCAGTCTTCATGGTTAATGGGATGTTATGATAATGAAGCTAGGTCTTGGGATCAATTAGCTTTTTCAGCGCCTTATTATTTAATGGTTACATCAGCTGGTAATTCTGGAGCTGATTCATATAGTGGTGGATTAGCAAACGGATATGATAAATTAACTCAAGAAAAAAACGCAAAAAATAATTTGGTGGTGGCTAACAGCAATCCTTTTGTACTAGCAAATGGAACGGTTAATTTATTTCCTATTAATGGTTCTAGCAGTCAAGGACCTTCAGATGATGGAAGAATTAAACCTGATATTACTGGTGATGGGACAAATGTATATTCAACTGTTAATACAACTGTTAATTCTTATGCTACAATGTCTGGAACCTCAATGGCTTCGCCAAACGTTGCAGGTTCTCTTTTGCTATTACAACAATATTACAATCAATTGAATTCTTCTTTTATGAGAGCCTCGACTCTAAAAGGTTTAGTATGTCATACAGCAAGAGATGGAGGAACAGTTGGACCAGACCCAAAATTTGGTTGGGGTTTACTTGATACAAGTAAGGCAGCAGAGGTTATTAGAAAGAATAGTAATGTAACTCGTGAAGCTGTTATTAATGAGTTTGTTCTTAATCAAGGCGAAGTTTATACTTTTCAAGTTGGAGTTACATCACCTGACAAATTAGAGGCTACCATTTCATGGACTGATCCAGCTGGAACTCCAAGAAATGGAATTTTAAATGATCCAAATCCTGTTTTAGTTAACGATTTAGATTTGCGAATTACTAAAGATTCAAGTACTTACTATCCATGGAAATTGCAATTATCAAATGTTGCAGCTGCTGCAATTACTGGAGACAATATTGTTGATAATGTAGAAAAAGTAGAAGTAACTAACCCTAATGGTATATATACGATAACAGTTTCTCATAAAGGAAATTTAAGTTCTGGTCAACAAGCGTTTAGTTTAATAGTTACTGGGACAGGTTTTCAAGACTTGAGTAACATAAATTTCAGCAAGTCTAAAATCTCAATTTATCCAAACCCAACTAAAAATATATTGAATTTTAGTTTGGAGAATAATATTCGATTAAAATCTATTACTATTAATGATATCACAGGAAAATCTATAATGAATTTTAATTCTAATATTGAACAAAAAACTTTAGATGTTTCATCTTTATCATCTGGGGTTTATTTTGTCACTTTTAGTGATGACAATGGTTCATCAATTACTAAAAAATTCATTAAGCAATAA
- a CDS encoding SusC/RagA family TonB-linked outer membrane protein, producing the protein MRTKFKWIFTLLLAFSMQFSFAQEKTVTGVVTDKLGPLPGANVVVKGATNGVQTDFDGKYSIKAKVGDVLEVSFTGYDTKSVTISTASTYNVVLSEGVALQEVVVVAYGTQKKEALTGSVAVIKSEEVAKITTGNVTQGLVGKVAGVQVANGNGLPGEGATIRIRGIGSVSVATPPLYVVDGVPFYGNVNSINSQDIESMTILKDAAAAALYGSRGSSGVVIITTKKGKNKKSAVTIDSRAGYTSRAVKDYDFISSPSKYYEAYYQSLKNTYMFNLGQDATTASQNAANNLITGDQGLQYNNYNTPDNQLIDPATGKFTGGTLKYDEDWSDYLFGDGFFTQTNLAVSGGNENTSHYFSLGYEKNDGYVVNSGFEKITSRLKVDTKISDKFKIGANFGYAHTTQDYLDGYDGGTTYSSPFYWIRAVAPIYPVRAYDFAGNPIINSLGQHIFDDGTGADGLSPIRPFGALQNPYATAINDYKRRVRDNLFTTAYVDYTILDGLVFTYNITGELTNGYNWSSDTSLYGDAVGAGGRVTNSSSRQFSFTNQQLLKYNKRFGNHGLDLLLGHETLDRKTDYVSASRSKFLFDSPYVDQAALNQGNGGGGFGLYALEGFLSRLAYDYDNKYFASFSARRDGSSRFHPDVRWGTFYGASVGWRISQESFLKDVSWINELKLKAGFGQQGNDNIGYDQPYLTPFTINYTTDATLPVGWTNGDYLANPDVKWETSTNMNIGLDASLFNNRFNIEVEYFKKSISDMLYNRPIPISLTGFTTRPENNGDMYNKGFEVTMSGDIVKTNNLTVSLNFNATSYKNEITRLPFNGLENNFQPNGNYILEEGGGVYDFYMREFAGVNPVNGAALFWKYIDDNDHSLGRELTENYAEADLMKIGKSAIPDVYGGFGANIAYKGFDFGIDFAYQFGGYSTDGVWLSGLGLSPGGGLHSDFSKTWTPDNTTASLPRVDTDDPKQFYSGSSLSLIKSDYLSIQNISIGYTFDSKVANKLGLNRLRFYGLADNVHLWSKRQGFDPRQSGVTGASGNNYSLLRTVSFGVNLEF; encoded by the coding sequence ATGAGAACGAAGTTCAAATGGATTTTTACGCTTTTGTTAGCGTTTTCTATGCAGTTTTCTTTTGCACAAGAGAAGACTGTTACAGGAGTTGTGACTGATAAACTTGGTCCATTACCTGGTGCAAATGTTGTGGTTAAAGGCGCAACAAATGGGGTGCAAACAGATTTTGATGGAAAGTATTCTATCAAGGCCAAAGTAGGAGATGTTCTAGAGGTGTCTTTTACTGGGTATGATACAAAATCAGTAACAATTAGTACAGCTAGTACTTATAATGTGGTTTTGTCTGAAGGGGTTGCTTTGCAAGAGGTTGTTGTTGTGGCGTATGGAACTCAAAAGAAAGAAGCTTTAACGGGTTCTGTTGCGGTCATTAAATCTGAAGAGGTTGCTAAAATTACAACTGGAAATGTTACTCAAGGACTCGTAGGAAAAGTAGCTGGTGTTCAAGTTGCAAATGGTAATGGTTTGCCTGGTGAAGGTGCAACGATAAGAATTAGAGGTATTGGTTCGGTATCTGTAGCTACTCCTCCTTTGTATGTAGTTGATGGTGTGCCTTTTTATGGTAATGTTAACTCTATTAATAGTCAAGATATTGAATCGATGACAATATTGAAAGATGCAGCAGCAGCGGCGCTTTATGGAAGTAGAGGTTCAAGTGGAGTTGTGATTATTACTACTAAAAAGGGGAAAAATAAGAAAAGTGCTGTAACTATAGATTCTCGTGCTGGTTATACATCTAGAGCGGTGAAAGATTATGATTTTATTTCTAGTCCTTCAAAATATTATGAAGCGTATTATCAGTCGTTGAAAAATACTTACATGTTTAATCTTGGTCAAGATGCCACTACTGCTTCTCAAAATGCTGCAAATAATTTGATTACAGGTGATCAAGGTTTACAATATAATAATTACAATACTCCTGACAATCAGTTGATAGATCCGGCTACAGGTAAATTTACTGGCGGAACATTAAAGTATGATGAGGATTGGTCTGATTATTTATTTGGAGATGGTTTTTTTACTCAAACTAATTTAGCTGTTTCAGGAGGTAATGAAAATACTTCACATTATTTCTCTTTAGGTTATGAGAAAAATGATGGTTACGTGGTTAACTCTGGTTTTGAAAAAATTACGTCAAGGTTGAAAGTTGACACTAAGATAAGTGATAAATTCAAAATAGGTGCTAATTTTGGTTATGCTCATACTACTCAAGATTATTTGGATGGATATGATGGAGGTACAACCTATAGTAGTCCATTTTATTGGATTAGAGCAGTAGCTCCGATTTATCCAGTAAGAGCTTATGATTTCGCTGGGAATCCAATAATTAATTCTTTAGGACAACATATTTTTGATGATGGTACAGGAGCAGATGGTTTATCTCCTATAAGACCTTTTGGGGCGTTACAAAATCCATATGCAACAGCTATAAATGACTATAAAAGAAGGGTTAGAGATAATCTATTTACAACAGCATATGTAGATTATACTATTTTGGATGGATTAGTATTTACCTATAATATTACAGGTGAGTTGACAAATGGATATAATTGGAGTTCTGACACGTCTTTATATGGAGATGCAGTTGGTGCAGGTGGTAGAGTTACCAACAGCTCTTCTAGACAATTTTCGTTTACTAATCAGCAACTTTTGAAATACAATAAAAGATTTGGTAATCATGGTTTGGATTTATTGCTAGGTCATGAAACATTGGATAGAAAAACTGACTACGTTTCAGCTTCTAGATCTAAATTTCTATTTGACTCTCCTTATGTAGATCAGGCTGCTCTTAATCAAGGTAATGGAGGAGGAGGATTTGGACTTTATGCTTTAGAAGGCTTTTTGTCTAGACTTGCTTATGATTATGATAATAAATATTTTGCTAGTTTTAGCGCAAGAAGAGACGGTTCTTCAAGATTTCATCCTGATGTAAGATGGGGAACTTTCTACGGTGCTTCAGTTGGATGGAGAATTTCGCAAGAGTCATTTTTAAAAGATGTATCTTGGATTAATGAATTAAAATTAAAAGCAGGATTTGGTCAGCAAGGTAATGATAATATAGGTTACGATCAGCCTTACTTGACTCCATTTACAATAAATTATACAACAGATGCAACTTTGCCTGTTGGATGGACAAATGGTGACTATTTAGCTAATCCGGATGTTAAGTGGGAAACATCAACAAATATGAATATAGGTTTAGATGCTAGCTTATTTAACAATAGATTTAACATTGAAGTAGAGTATTTTAAAAAGTCCATATCAGATATGTTATATAATAGACCAATACCTATTTCATTGACTGGTTTTACTACTAGACCTGAAAACAATGGTGACATGTATAATAAAGGTTTTGAAGTAACTATGAGTGGAGATATTGTTAAAACAAACAATTTAACTGTGTCATTGAATTTTAATGCAACTTCTTATAAGAATGAAATTACTAGATTACCTTTTAATGGTTTAGAAAATAATTTTCAACCAAATGGAAATTATATTTTAGAAGAAGGTGGTGGTGTATATGATTTTTATATGAGAGAATTTGCAGGAGTTAATCCGGTGAATGGAGCTGCTTTATTTTGGAAATATATTGATGATAATGACCATTCATTAGGAAGAGAATTAACAGAAAATTATGCTGAAGCAGATTTGATGAAAATTGGTAAATCTGCAATTCCTGATGTTTATGGAGGTTTTGGAGCTAACATTGCTTACAAAGGATTTGATTTCGGTATTGATTTTGCTTATCAATTTGGAGGTTATTCTACAGATGGCGTATGGTTAAGTGGATTGGGATTGTCTCCAGGTGGTGGTTTACATAGTGATTTTTCAAAGACTTGGACGCCTGATAATACAACTGCTTCTTTGCCTAGAGTGGATACTGATGATCCAAAACAATTTTATAGTGGTAGTTCTTTATCATTAATTAAATCTGATTATTTAAGTATACAAAATATTTCAATAGGTTATACTTTTGATAGCAAAGTAGCTAACAAACTTGGATTGAATAGGCTTAGATTTTATGGATTAGCAGATAATGTTCATTTATGGTCAAAACGTCAAGGATTTGATCCAAGACAAAGTGGAGTTACAGGTGCTTCAGGTAATAATTATTCGTTATTACGAACAGTTTCATTTGGTGTTAATTTAGAATTTTAA